A region from the Aliarcobacter thereius LMG 24486 genome encodes:
- a CDS encoding YkgJ family cysteine cluster protein encodes MSDLIKKDGYSFSFNPKACESCGGKCCTGESGYIWINISEIEALAKHLKMTLDDFRQKYLFKESYKYSLKEVKYQDGNFACCFFDNIKKQCSIYEYRPHQCRTFPFWSYFKDNFKEVEKECIGIKKL; translated from the coding sequence TTGAGTGATTTAATAAAAAAAGATGGATACTCTTTCTCTTTTAATCCAAAAGCATGTGAATCTTGTGGAGGTAAGTGCTGTACAGGGGAAAGTGGTTATATTTGGATAAATATTTCTGAAATTGAAGCTTTAGCAAAACATTTAAAAATGACTTTAGATGATTTTAGACAGAAATATCTTTTTAAAGAATCATATAAATATAGTTTAAAAGAGGTAAAATATCAAGATGGAAACTTTGCTTGTTGTTTTTTTGACAATATAAAAAAACAGTGTAGTATTTATGAATATAGACCACATCAATGTAGAACATTTCCATTTTGGTCATATTTTAAAGATAATTTTAAAGAGGTAGAAAAAGAGTGTATTGGTATAAAAAAACTTTAA
- the trpC gene encoding indole-3-glycerol phosphate synthase TrpC, which translates to MILDEINKITMEDVKKREEKISLEDLENVIEEGSFYTKDVKSFLKSTKDEAIRIIAEVKKASPSKGVIKEDFDPIFIAKEYNKYGANAISVLTEPHYFKGDLNYLKNIRNVTDIPLLRKDFILTKYQIAEALVYGADFILLIAKSLSQELLNELYKYAIGLNLEVLVEIHDEEDLQKALNSGANIIGINHRDLKTFKMDMELCEKLIPKIPKDKIIVAESGVSDINIIKKLHKIGADAFLIGEHFMRVPSIKDEIISFKNSLN; encoded by the coding sequence ATGATATTAGATGAAATAAATAAAATAACAATGGAAGATGTAAAGAAAAGAGAAGAAAAAATATCTTTGGAAGATTTAGAGAATGTGATAGAAGAAGGTAGCTTTTATACAAAAGATGTGAAAAGCTTTTTAAAAAGTACAAAAGATGAAGCTATAAGAATAATAGCTGAAGTAAAAAAAGCAAGTCCAAGTAAGGGAGTTATAAAAGAGGATTTTGATCCTATTTTTATAGCTAAAGAGTACAACAAATATGGTGCAAATGCTATATCTGTATTGACAGAACCACACTATTTTAAAGGTGATTTAAACTATTTGAAAAATATTAGAAATGTTACAGATATTCCACTTCTTAGAAAAGACTTTATATTGACTAAATATCAAATTGCTGAAGCATTAGTTTATGGTGCAGATTTTATTTTACTTATAGCAAAATCTCTTTCTCAAGAGTTATTAAATGAACTTTATAAATATGCAATAGGATTAAATCTTGAAGTTCTTGTTGAAATTCATGATGAAGAAGATTTGCAAAAAGCACTAAATAGTGGAGCTAATATCATAGGAATAAATCATAGAGATTTAAAAACATTTAAAATGGATATGGAACTTTGTGAGAAATTAATTCCAAAAATACCAAAAGATAAAATTATAGTTGCTGAATCAGGTGTTAGCGATATAAATATAATTAAAAAACTTCATAAAATTGGTGCAGACGCATTTTTAATTGGAGAACATTTTATGAGAGTTCCTTCAATAAAAGATGAGATTATTAGTTTTAAAAATTCATTAAATTAG
- the rny gene encoding ribonuclease Y, whose amino-acid sequence MESILIAVVAATFSSALTIFVVRKINKAKFEVFIEQAKAKAKIIEHEAEVALKDAQIRAKIECDREFRNAKKDYEQMFLKIERKEQELNEHLECELRQIKREKEQIEDNNRKIKGLKEGIEEQKRSYEQKKLEAIKILENGSGLTKEEAKELLLKKVEEDSRATISSMFRRKYKIAEQNSKQEVNNILSQAVTRYAGEFAAERLINNIPLNDEETKGKIIGKEGRNIKTLEMLLGVDIIIDDTPNTITISSFNLYRRAIATKTIQELLEDGRIQPARIEEIYKKVQAEFDKNIQKEGEDVVMELGIKSMHPELIKLVGRLRYRASYGQNALAHTLEVSHLAGLIAAQMGGDAILARRAGIMHDIGKALTHEAPGSHVDLGADICKRYGECETVINAIYAHHGHEEPINVESAAVCAADALSAARPGARREVLESFLKRVEEIENITTSKVGVTNAYAINAGREVRVIVNAELVNDDEAVLLATEIAKEIEEKVQYPGEIKINVIRELRAESYAR is encoded by the coding sequence ATGGAGAGTATATTAATAGCAGTTGTGGCTGCAACATTTAGCTCAGCTCTTACTATTTTTGTAGTTAGGAAAATAAATAAAGCAAAATTTGAAGTATTTATTGAACAAGCAAAAGCAAAAGCAAAAATAATAGAGCATGAAGCAGAAGTTGCATTAAAAGATGCACAAATAAGAGCAAAAATAGAGTGTGATAGAGAGTTCAGAAATGCAAAAAAAGATTATGAACAGATGTTTTTAAAGATTGAAAGAAAAGAGCAAGAGTTAAATGAACATCTTGAATGTGAGCTAAGACAAATAAAAAGGGAAAAAGAGCAAATAGAAGATAATAATAGGAAGATAAAAGGTCTAAAAGAGGGAATTGAAGAGCAAAAAAGATCTTATGAACAGAAAAAACTAGAAGCTATAAAAATCTTAGAAAATGGTTCAGGTCTTACAAAAGAAGAGGCAAAAGAGTTATTACTTAAAAAAGTAGAAGAGGATTCAAGAGCTACAATTTCATCTATGTTTAGAAGAAAATATAAAATAGCAGAACAAAATTCAAAACAAGAAGTAAATAATATTTTATCTCAAGCAGTTACAAGATATGCAGGTGAATTCGCAGCTGAGCGACTTATAAATAATATTCCTTTAAATGATGAAGAGACAAAAGGTAAAATTATTGGTAAAGAAGGAAGAAATATTAAAACTCTTGAGATGCTTTTAGGAGTTGATATTATTATTGATGATACACCAAATACTATTACAATTTCATCTTTTAATCTTTATAGAAGAGCAATAGCAACAAAAACTATTCAAGAGCTTTTAGAAGATGGAAGAATACAACCAGCAAGAATTGAAGAGATTTATAAAAAAGTTCAAGCAGAATTTGATAAAAATATTCAAAAAGAGGGTGAAGATGTTGTTATGGAACTTGGAATAAAATCTATGCATCCAGAACTTATAAAACTTGTTGGAAGATTAAGATATAGAGCATCTTATGGGCAAAATGCTTTAGCACATACTTTAGAAGTTTCTCATTTAGCTGGATTAATTGCTGCTCAAATGGGTGGAGATGCAATACTTGCACGTCGTGCTGGAATTATGCATGATATTGGGAAAGCTTTAACTCATGAAGCACCAGGTAGTCATGTTGATTTGGGTGCTGATATTTGTAAAAGATATGGAGAGTGTGAAACTGTTATAAATGCAATTTATGCACATCACGGACATGAAGAGCCAATAAATGTTGAAAGTGCAGCTGTTTGTGCAGCTGATGCTTTAAGTGCAGCAAGACCAGGAGCTAGAAGAGAAGTTTTAGAGAGTTTTTTAAAAAGAGTAGAAGAGATTGAAAATATAACTACAAGTAAAGTTGGAGTTACAAATGCTTATGCAATAAATGCTGGACGAGAAGTAAGAGTTATTGTAAATGCAGAGCTTGTAAATGATGATGAAGCAGTTTTATTAGCAACAGAAATAGCCAAAGAGATTGAAGAAAAAGTACAATATCCTGGTGAAATTAAAATAAATGTAATAAGAGAGCTAAGAGCAGAAAGTTATGCTAGATAA
- the ftsY gene encoding signal recognition particle-docking protein FtsY, translating into MFGFLKKDKNKEENIESQSFLSKAFDKTFSSIKTVVPQKKEKISFDDIEELLIEADVEYEIIEKAMNGLPNMITRKELRHRLVMLFEHAPKVDFDKFEKPFVRLIIGVNGAGKTTTIAKLANMLKKDGQSVILGAGDTFRAAAIEQLSTWAEKLNIPIIKTKQGHDSSAVAFDTISSAIARGVDNVIIDTAGRLQTQTNLNNELKKIVKICQKALNDKAFLKLMVLDGTQGNSAIAQAKAFNELIEIDGIIVTKLDGTAKGGALFSISNQLELPIFYIGVGEKENDLIEFSPDNFVDALLDEIYIKNTKE; encoded by the coding sequence ATGTTTGGATTTTTAAAAAAAGATAAGAATAAAGAGGAAAATATAGAGAGTCAAAGTTTTTTATCAAAAGCCTTTGATAAAACTTTTTCATCGATTAAAACCGTTGTTCCTCAAAAAAAAGAGAAAATAAGTTTTGATGATATAGAAGAACTTCTAATAGAAGCTGATGTTGAGTATGAAATTATAGAAAAAGCTATGAATGGTTTACCAAATATGATTACAAGAAAAGAGTTAAGACATAGACTTGTAATGCTTTTTGAACATGCTCCAAAAGTTGATTTTGATAAATTTGAAAAACCATTTGTAAGACTGATTATAGGTGTTAATGGAGCTGGGAAAACTACTACTATTGCAAAATTGGCAAATATGTTAAAAAAAGATGGTCAAAGTGTGATTTTAGGTGCTGGTGATACTTTTAGAGCAGCTGCAATAGAACAACTAAGCACTTGGGCAGAAAAGTTAAATATTCCTATTATTAAAACAAAACAAGGTCATGACTCAAGTGCTGTTGCTTTTGATACTATTAGTTCTGCTATTGCTAGAGGTGTTGATAATGTTATTATTGATACAGCAGGAAGATTACAAACTCAAACAAATCTAAATAATGAGTTGAAAAAAATAGTAAAAATTTGTCAAAAAGCATTAAATGATAAAGCATTTTTAAAACTTATGGTTTTAGATGGAACTCAAGGAAACAGTGCAATTGCACAAGCAAAAGCTTTTAATGAGCTTATAGAAATAGATGGGATAATTGTTACAAAACTAGATGGTACAGCAAAAGGTGGTGCTTTATTTTCAATATCAAACCAACTTGAACTTCCAATATTTTATATTGGAGTGGGAGAAAAAGAGAATGATTTAATAGAGTTTTCTCCTGATAACTTTGTTGATGCTTTACTTGATGAGATTTATATAAAGAATACTAAGGAGTAG
- a CDS encoding ABC transporter permease, which yields MFKFSLLILILISLLMFVLPIFYTISPYELNPSKILLSPSIEHIFGTDILGRDVFARILQGGQTSLIIGFLAASFSSFLGLIIGITAGYFKGNVDRTITVIIDLFLTFPTFFLLLALVSYIEANLLVLIVVISITSWMGMSRMIRSESFALSNKAFIKILKISNVSKKKIILKYFAPLLAPIFLISFSFGVAGAILAESGLSFLGLGINPPNMSWGSLLSDGRSVIDIAWWLSFFPGLMIFIITFCLIQISDYLQNLANKKD from the coding sequence ATGTTTAAATTTTCTTTGTTAATACTTATATTAATTTCATTATTAATGTTTGTATTACCAATTTTTTATACTATCTCACCATATGAATTAAATCCAAGTAAAATCTTACTTTCTCCTTCAATTGAGCATATATTCGGAACAGATATTTTAGGAAGAGATGTTTTTGCAAGGATTTTACAAGGTGGACAAACTTCACTGATTATTGGATTTTTGGCAGCTAGTTTCTCTTCTTTTTTAGGATTGATTATTGGAATTACGGCTGGATATTTTAAAGGAAATGTTGATAGAACTATTACTGTTATAATAGATTTATTTTTGACTTTTCCTACATTTTTCTTACTACTTGCTTTGGTTTCCTACATTGAAGCAAATTTACTTGTTTTAATAGTTGTTATATCTATTACAAGCTGGATGGGAATGTCAAGAATGATAAGAAGTGAAAGTTTTGCTTTATCAAATAAGGCATTTATAAAAATTCTAAAAATATCGAATGTTAGTAAAAAAAAGATAATCTTAAAATATTTTGCTCCACTATTAGCACCTATTTTTTTAATTTCTTTCTCTTTTGGAGTTGCAGGTGCTATATTAGCAGAATCAGGATTGTCATTTTTAGGGCTAGGAATTAATCCACCAAATATGAGTTGGGGGAGTTTGTTAAGTGATGGAAGAAGTGTTATTGATATAGCTTGGTGGTTAAGCTTCTTCCCTGGACTTATGATATTTATAATCACTTTTTGTTTAATCCAAATAAGTGATTATTTACAGAATTTAGCTAATAAAAAAGATTAA
- a CDS encoding DUF475 domain-containing protein: MSQRSILSYFYGFFVVLFIACILLFAYGGFFALYQGLILSVLELSLSFDNAVINATILATMALVWRRRFLLWGMLIAVFGVRFVFPILIVYFSTSMGFIDSFNLAINNPDKYEKIIESSHHIIMSFGGMFLLMLFLKFIFDEQKDTHWVKYIEDFATKLSKVGDIKALFVMFLMLAITYIAPNEVVMGDEMVKINKLEILVPMIIGVIAFYLLELLKGAIELSKPNEMEQEKSSNSLGKATVATGGIISFLYLEVIDMSFSLDGVLGAFAITQNIVIIMIGLGIGAMAVRSLTIYMVEKEMVSKYIYLEHGAMWSIGLLSLSMLVQIFYHLPPMLITTFAIVPIALAFVHSIYKNRAFILDKE; the protein is encoded by the coding sequence TTGAGTCAAAGATCAATTTTATCATATTTTTATGGTTTTTTTGTAGTATTATTTATTGCATGTATTTTACTTTTTGCTTATGGTGGTTTTTTTGCACTTTATCAAGGTTTGATTTTATCTGTTTTAGAATTGAGTTTATCATTTGATAATGCTGTTATAAATGCAACTATTCTTGCAACAATGGCACTTGTTTGGAGAAGAAGATTTTTACTTTGGGGAATGCTTATTGCTGTTTTTGGAGTAAGATTTGTTTTCCCTATTTTAATAGTATATTTCTCTACTTCTATGGGATTTATTGATTCTTTTAATTTAGCAATTAACAATCCTGATAAATATGAAAAAATTATTGAAAGTTCTCATCATATAATTATGTCATTTGGTGGAATGTTCCTTCTTATGCTATTTCTAAAATTCATTTTCGATGAACAAAAAGATACTCACTGGGTAAAATATATAGAAGATTTTGCTACAAAGCTATCTAAAGTAGGAGATATTAAAGCTTTATTTGTAATGTTTTTAATGCTTGCTATTACATATATTGCTCCAAATGAAGTTGTAATGGGCGATGAAATGGTTAAAATTAATAAATTAGAGATTTTAGTTCCTATGATTATTGGTGTTATTGCTTTTTATTTGTTAGAACTTTTAAAAGGAGCTATTGAACTAAGTAAGCCTAATGAAATGGAGCAAGAAAAATCTTCAAATAGTTTAGGGAAAGCAACAGTTGCAACAGGTGGAATTATTTCATTTTTATATCTTGAAGTAATTGATATGAGTTTCTCTTTAGATGGTGTTTTAGGAGCTTTTGCTATTACTCAAAATATTGTTATTATTATGATTGGACTTGGAATTGGTGCAATGGCTGTAAGAAGTCTTACAATTTATATGGTTGAAAAAGAGATGGTTTCAAAATATATTTACCTTGAGCATGGTGCTATGTGGTCTATTGGGCTTTTATCTTTATCTATGCTTGTACAAATTTTTTACCATCTTCCACCAATGCTTATAACAACTTTTGCTATTGTTCCTATTGCATTAGCTTTTGTTCACTCAATTTATAAAAATAGAGCATTTATTTTAGATAAAGAGTAA
- a CDS encoding 5-formyltetrahydrofolate cyclo-ligase, whose product MITNQKSSFRKLCLKRLKEVSLQSKYIKNKIVIDNLNKVIKEKKANNILLYIPLKLEVDVQPLINSLRKAKKNVYVPFIQGDSFKAVKYRLPLKQKKFGIKEPENSFLKTKKIDLAIVPIIGIDKLGKRIGFGKGMYDRFFYRLNYKPTTIFVQLILCKSEEILSDDYDIEADYIITG is encoded by the coding sequence ATGATAACAAATCAAAAAAGCAGTTTTAGAAAATTATGTTTAAAAAGGCTTAAAGAAGTTTCACTTCAATCAAAGTATATAAAAAATAAGATAGTTATTGATAATTTAAACAAAGTTATAAAAGAGAAAAAAGCTAATAATATTTTGCTCTATATACCACTTAAACTAGAGGTTGATGTCCAACCATTAATAAACAGTTTAAGAAAAGCTAAAAAAAATGTTTATGTGCCTTTTATACAAGGAGATAGTTTTAAAGCTGTAAAATATAGGTTACCTTTAAAACAAAAAAAATTTGGAATAAAAGAGCCAGAAAATTCTTTTTTAAAGACAAAAAAAATAGATTTAGCAATAGTTCCAATCATTGGAATTGATAAATTAGGAAAAAGAATTGGCTTTGGAAAAGGTATGTATGACAGATTCTTTTATAGATTAAATTATAAACCAACAACTATTTTTGTTCAATTAATTCTTTGTAAAAGTGAAGAGATTTTAAGTGATGATTACGATATTGAAGCAGATTATATAATTACAGGTTAG
- a CDS encoding TlpA family protein disulfide reductase, translating to MKFKALSILLIFISLFFTACEKKEKNDNKTIDETPKFVKNNKFTMNTIDKAQINISIEDDKILLENSDNKIVLLNFFATWCPPCKAEIPSLVKLQETYKNDIIVVGLLLEDYKTDEEILNFAQSFDINYTITNSSRTFDFAKALGGIKAIPTLYILDKEGNTFKKITGLAPAEMLDIDIKKLLER from the coding sequence ATGAAGTTTAAAGCTTTATCTATTTTATTAATTTTTATATCATTATTCTTTACAGCTTGTGAAAAAAAAGAGAAAAATGACAATAAAACAATAGATGAAACTCCTAAATTTGTTAAAAATAATAAATTTACTATGAATACAATTGATAAAGCTCAAATAAATATCTCTATTGAAGATGATAAAATTCTTCTTGAAAACAGTGATAATAAAATAGTTCTATTAAATTTCTTTGCAACTTGGTGTCCTCCTTGTAAAGCTGAAATTCCAAGCCTTGTAAAACTACAAGAAACATACAAAAATGATATTATAGTTGTTGGTTTACTTTTAGAAGATTACAAAACTGATGAAGAGATTTTAAATTTTGCACAAAGTTTTGATATAAATTATACTATTACAAATTCTAGTAGAACTTTTGATTTTGCAAAAGCTTTAGGTGGAATTAAAGCTATTCCAACTCTATATATACTTGATAAAGAGGGAAATACTTTTAAGAAAATAACTGGATTAGCACCAGCTGAAATGCTAGATATTGATATAAAAAAACTTTTAGAGAGATAA
- a CDS encoding tetratricopeptide repeat protein, which translates to MYWYKKTLIFPFILLLFTSCSIDFFNQEVISEQKSKDIKSAQKNRFKEIEHKDIFLEEVFAYNAYMLQTEGRFIEANEILFKLYLATNKYKYLLENFGNLIVLERYKEIIFKTEKYFVYDIKEEEEFLRYYSFSLLKENNIDESLKIALKLTKKYKNIKNFELLGNIYLVKQEYQNAYNSYLKALTFNSYSVASIHALSGLDFFNFDKKEEAIFRVEDSLKNTNYNYNLVLQLYTFLNILKDDKKTEDFLKDTYEFYSKNGFIIERDALINLIFNRFKNQDNTILFFERNKIEDEVLVELYTTKGDKEKALSLANKIYSKNKSIIVLSQKATLTYELALEKKELNQTKINSVIDMLEDILKANNKAYYLNYLAYLLIDHDIDYERGIELVREALLQEPSNLVYIDTLAWGEYKVKNCKEAYSFMKYIVDQIGFENEEIKLHFDKIKECLENDIR; encoded by the coding sequence GTGTATTGGTATAAAAAAACTTTAATTTTTCCTTTTATATTACTTCTTTTTACATCATGTTCAATTGATTTTTTTAATCAAGAAGTTATAAGTGAACAAAAAAGTAAAGATATAAAGAGTGCTCAAAAAAATAGATTTAAAGAGATAGAGCATAAAGATATTTTTTTAGAAGAAGTGTTTGCTTATAATGCTTATATGCTTCAAACAGAAGGAAGATTTATTGAAGCAAATGAGATTTTATTTAAACTATATCTTGCTACAAATAAGTACAAATATCTTCTTGAAAATTTTGGAAATCTTATAGTACTAGAGAGATACAAAGAGATTATTTTTAAAACTGAAAAATATTTTGTCTATGATATTAAAGAAGAGGAAGAGTTTTTAAGATATTATAGTTTTTCACTATTAAAAGAGAATAATATTGATGAATCATTAAAAATTGCTTTGAAACTTACAAAAAAATATAAAAATATAAAAAATTTTGAACTTTTAGGAAATATATATTTAGTAAAACAAGAGTATCAAAATGCATATAACTCTTATTTAAAAGCATTGACTTTTAATAGTTACAGTGTTGCATCAATACATGCTCTATCTGGTTTAGATTTTTTTAATTTTGATAAAAAAGAAGAAGCTATTTTTAGAGTAGAAGATAGTTTAAAAAATACAAACTATAACTATAACTTAGTTCTTCAACTATATACATTTTTAAATATTTTAAAAGATGATAAAAAAACAGAAGATTTTTTAAAAGATACTTATGAGTTTTATAGTAAAAATGGATTTATAATAGAGAGAGATGCTTTAATAAATCTAATTTTTAATAGATTTAAAAATCAAGATAATACAATACTATTTTTTGAAAGAAATAAGATTGAAGATGAAGTTTTAGTTGAACTTTATACTACAAAAGGCGATAAAGAAAAAGCATTGTCTTTGGCAAATAAAATTTATTCAAAAAATAAAAGTATTATAGTTTTATCTCAAAAAGCAACACTTACTTATGAACTTGCTTTAGAGAAAAAAGAGTTAAATCAAACAAAAATTAATAGTGTTATTGATATGCTTGAAGATATATTAAAAGCTAATAACAAAGCATACTATTTGAACTATTTAGCATATCTTTTAATTGATCACGATATTGATTATGAAAGAGGAATAGAACTTGTAAGAGAGGCTTTACTTCAAGAACCAAGTAATTTAGTATATATTGATACTTTGGCTTGGGGAGAGTATAAAGTTAAAAATTGTAAAGAAGCATATAGTTTTATGAAATATATTGTTGATCAAATAGGCTTTGAAAACGAAGAGATAAAATTACATTTTGATAAGATTAAGGAGTGTTTAGAAAATGATATTAGATGA
- the radA gene encoding DNA repair protein RadA, whose protein sequence is MAKKKNTLFECQHCGEQSSKWLGKCPSCDSWDSFIELSNEQQEVLKQSVIASNSTSKARPITQIEHDDVVRFSSFNDEFDLVLGGGVVPGSLTLIGGSPGVGKSTLLLKVAGSIAKSGKKVLYVSGEESAGQIKLRANRLDANHDELFLLSEIKLEDILDELLRDEYEVCVIDSIQTIYSSHLNSAPGSVSQVREITFELMRKAKESNIAMFIIGHITKDGSIAGPRVLEHMVDTVLYFEGEASREIRMLRGFKNRFGSTSEIGIFEMTQEGLISAKDIASKFFDKTKSQSGSSLTVSMEGSRAIILEVQALVSESTLPNPKRSATGFDTNRLTMLLALLEKKLDLPFNHYDVFINISGGIKIKESSADLAVIAAIISSFRNRPISKESVFIGEVSLTGEIKDVYSIDLRLKEAQAQGIKKAIIAQKTNLKLDIKTFAVDEVSKVIELF, encoded by the coding sequence ATGGCAAAAAAGAAAAACACTCTTTTTGAGTGCCAACATTGTGGTGAACAATCTAGTAAATGGCTTGGAAAATGCCCATCTTGTGACTCTTGGGATAGTTTTATAGAACTTAGTAATGAGCAACAAGAAGTATTAAAGCAAAGTGTTATAGCCTCAAACTCAACTTCAAAAGCAAGACCTATTACTCAAATTGAACATGATGATGTAGTAAGATTTTCATCTTTTAATGATGAATTTGATTTAGTTTTAGGTGGTGGAGTTGTTCCTGGAAGTCTTACTTTAATTGGAGGAAGCCCAGGAGTTGGAAAATCTACTCTACTTCTAAAAGTAGCTGGAAGTATTGCAAAATCAGGTAAAAAAGTTCTTTATGTATCAGGAGAAGAGAGTGCTGGACAGATAAAACTAAGAGCAAATAGACTTGATGCAAATCATGATGAACTATTTTTATTAAGTGAGATAAAACTTGAAGATATTTTAGATGAACTTTTAAGAGATGAGTATGAAGTTTGTGTAATTGACTCCATTCAAACAATATATTCAAGCCATTTAAACTCAGCTCCTGGAAGTGTATCTCAAGTAAGAGAGATAACTTTTGAGCTTATGAGAAAAGCAAAAGAGTCAAATATTGCTATGTTTATTATTGGTCATATCACAAAAGACGGAAGTATTGCAGGTCCTAGAGTTTTAGAGCATATGGTTGATACTGTTTTATATTTTGAAGGAGAAGCAAGTAGAGAAATTAGAATGCTAAGAGGTTTTAAAAATCGTTTTGGAAGCACAAGTGAAATAGGTATTTTTGAAATGACTCAAGAGGGATTAATTAGTGCAAAAGATATAGCATCAAAGTTTTTTGATAAAACAAAATCTCAAAGTGGTTCTAGTTTAACTGTTTCCATGGAAGGTAGTCGAGCAATAATCTTAGAAGTCCAAGCTTTGGTATCTGAGTCAACTTTACCTAATCCAAAAAGAAGTGCAACAGGCTTTGATACAAATAGATTAACTATGCTTCTAGCTCTTTTAGAAAAAAAACTAGACCTTCCTTTTAATCACTATGATGTTTTTATAAATATTAGTGGTGGAATTAAAATAAAAGAAAGTAGTGCTGATTTAGCTGTAATAGCAGCTATTATTAGTTCATTTAGAAATCGCCCTATTTCTAAAGAATCTGTTTTCATAGGCGAAGTTAGTTTAACTGGTGAAATAAAAGATGTTTATTCTATTGATTTAAGATTAAAAGAGGCTCAAGCTCAAGGTATAAAAAAAGCTATCATAGCTCAAAAAACAAATTTAAAACTAGATATTAAAACTTTTGCAGTTGATGAAGTATCAAAAGTAATTGAACTATTCTAA
- the rsmD gene encoding 16S rRNA (guanine(966)-N(2))-methyltransferase RsmD, with amino-acid sequence MKEQKPSTKIIAGAYKGKVLELPSLEVTRSSKSVLKESVFNVLQFDIIDKIFIESFAGSGSIGLEAISRGAKRSYFIELDKKSYSILVRNCKNIDIEKCQTIQGNAFVQTPLILDFMKNSKDEIILYVDPPFDYRDGMEDIYEKSFRMISDIKADNIFKIIVEHVSKLEIPEKLGKFTLEKTRKFGKSSLSYYSCNE; translated from the coding sequence ATGAAAGAGCAAAAACCAAGTACAAAAATCATAGCAGGAGCATACAAAGGTAAAGTTTTAGAACTTCCTAGTTTAGAAGTTACTAGAAGTTCTAAATCTGTTTTAAAAGAGTCTGTATTTAATGTTTTACAATTTGATATTATAGATAAGATTTTTATAGAATCTTTTGCAGGAAGTGGTTCTATTGGACTTGAAGCAATAAGTAGAGGAGCAAAGAGATCATATTTTATAGAACTTGATAAAAAATCTTATTCAATTTTAGTAAGAAATTGTAAAAATATTGATATTGAAAAATGTCAAACAATTCAAGGAAATGCTTTTGTTCAAACTCCACTTATTTTAGATTTTATGAAAAATTCAAAAGATGAGATAATATTATATGTTGATCCACCTTTTGATTATAGAGATGGAATGGAAGATATTTATGAAAAATCTTTTAGAATGATTTCAGATATTAAAGCTGATAATATATTTAAAATAATAGTTGAACATGTATCAAAGCTTGAAATTCCAGAAAAATTAGGTAAGTTTACTTTAGAAAAAACTAGAAAATTTGGTAAAAGTTCGCTTTCATATTATAGTTGCAATGAATAA